From Halorubrum salinarum, the proteins below share one genomic window:
- a CDS encoding 50S ribosomal protein L31e codes for MSTNDFEERVVTVPLRDAKDKPVQQRADYAMKITRQHLAKHFSVDEGDVIIDGSVNEAVWANGRQNPPSSVRVRAARFVEDGEPVVEAEHAE; via the coding sequence ATGTCGACGAACGACTTCGAGGAGCGCGTCGTCACCGTCCCGCTCCGCGACGCCAAAGACAAGCCCGTCCAGCAGCGCGCCGACTACGCCATGAAGATCACGCGGCAGCACCTCGCGAAGCACTTCTCCGTCGACGAGGGCGACGTGATCATCGACGGCTCCGTCAACGAGGCCGTCTGGGCGAACGGGCGACAGAACCCGCCCAGCTCGGTGCGGGTCCGCGCGGCTCGGTTCGTCGAGGACGGCGAGCCGGTCGTCGAGGCGGAACACGCGGAGTAA
- a CDS encoding beta-CASP ribonuclease aCPSF1, with protein sequence MSQVDKQLDTLKSEIEQEIPNDITVTDVKYEGPELVVYTRDPKRFAGDGDLIRRLASKLRKRITVRPDPSALSPPARAEDQVREVIPEEAGVTDLDFHEDTGEVVIEAEKPGMVIGRRGSTLREITQEVGWTPEVVRTPPIESSTVSNVRGFLKNEREERRDILERVGRQIHREEMSDDEWVRITTLGCCREVGRAAFILSTPETRILIDCGDKPGAEGEVPYLQVPEALGAGAATLDAVVLTHAHLDHSALVPLLFKYGYDGPIYTTEPTRDLMGLLTLDYLDVAAKDGRTPPYESAQVRDAIKHTIPLEYGDVTDVAPDVKLTFHNAGHILGSAVTHFHIGDGLYNVAFSGDIHYEDTRLFNGAVNDFPRVETLVLESTYGGRNDYQTDQEDSEEALKRVINETYEQGGKVVIPAFAVGRSQEIMLVLEEAMREGEIPEMPVHLDGMIWEATAIHTTYPEYLRDDLRDRIFHEDENPFLADQFNHIDGGEEERQDVADGDECIIISTSGMIEGGPIMSWLRHIGPDPDSNLVFVGYQAQGTLGRRIQNGWDEIPVDGWGGGSRGDTLTLEMDTEVVDGFSGHADRQGLENFVKTMNPRPEKVLCVHGDESSVQDLSSSLYHDYNMRTFAPKNLETFRFK encoded by the coding sequence ATGAGTCAAGTCGACAAGCAGCTCGATACGTTGAAATCAGAGATCGAACAGGAGATTCCGAACGACATCACGGTCACCGACGTGAAATACGAGGGGCCGGAGCTGGTCGTGTACACGCGCGACCCGAAGCGGTTCGCCGGCGACGGCGACCTCATCCGGCGGCTCGCCTCGAAGCTCCGCAAGCGGATCACGGTCCGACCGGACCCGAGCGCCCTCTCGCCGCCGGCACGGGCGGAGGACCAGGTCCGCGAGGTGATCCCCGAGGAGGCCGGCGTCACGGACCTCGACTTCCACGAGGACACCGGCGAGGTCGTCATCGAGGCCGAGAAGCCCGGCATGGTGATCGGCCGCCGCGGCTCGACCCTCCGCGAGATCACCCAGGAAGTCGGCTGGACCCCCGAGGTCGTTCGGACGCCGCCGATCGAGTCCTCCACCGTCTCGAACGTCCGCGGCTTCCTGAAGAACGAGCGCGAGGAGCGCCGCGACATCCTCGAACGCGTCGGCCGGCAGATCCACCGCGAGGAGATGTCCGACGACGAGTGGGTCCGGATCACGACGCTCGGCTGCTGTCGCGAGGTCGGCCGCGCCGCCTTCATCCTCTCGACGCCCGAGACCCGGATCCTCATCGACTGCGGCGACAAGCCCGGCGCCGAGGGCGAGGTGCCGTACCTCCAGGTCCCCGAGGCGCTCGGCGCGGGCGCCGCGACCCTCGACGCGGTCGTGCTCACCCACGCCCACCTCGACCACTCGGCGCTGGTCCCGCTCCTGTTCAAGTACGGCTACGACGGCCCCATCTACACGACGGAGCCGACGCGCGACCTGATGGGCCTGCTCACGCTCGACTACCTCGACGTGGCGGCGAAGGACGGCCGGACGCCGCCGTACGAGTCGGCGCAGGTCCGCGACGCGATCAAACACACCATCCCGCTGGAGTACGGCGACGTGACCGACGTGGCGCCTGACGTGAAGCTCACCTTCCACAACGCGGGCCACATCCTCGGCAGCGCCGTCACCCACTTCCACATCGGCGACGGCCTCTACAACGTCGCCTTCTCCGGCGACATCCACTACGAGGACACGCGGCTGTTCAACGGCGCGGTCAACGACTTCCCGCGCGTCGAGACGCTCGTCTTAGAGTCCACCTACGGCGGCCGCAACGACTACCAGACCGACCAGGAGGACTCCGAGGAGGCGCTCAAGCGGGTCATCAACGAGACGTACGAGCAGGGCGGGAAGGTCGTCATCCCCGCCTTCGCCGTCGGGCGCTCGCAGGAGATCATGCTCGTCTTGGAGGAGGCGATGCGCGAGGGCGAGATCCCGGAGATGCCCGTCCACCTCGACGGGATGATCTGGGAGGCGACGGCGATCCACACCACCTACCCCGAGTACCTCCGCGACGACCTCCGCGACCGCATCTTCCACGAGGACGAGAACCCGTTCCTCGCCGACCAGTTCAACCACATCGACGGCGGCGAGGAGGAGCGGCAGGACGTCGCCGACGGCGACGAGTGTATCATCATCTCCACGTCGGGGATGATCGAGGGCGGGCCGATCATGTCGTGGCTCCGCCACATCGGCCCCGACCCGGACTCGAACCTCGTCTTCGTCGGCTACCAGGCGCAGGGGACGCTCGGCCGCCGGATCCAGAACGGTTGGGACGAGATCCCGGTCGACGGCTGGGGCGGCGGGAGCCGCGGCGACACGCTCACCCTGGAGATGGACACCGAGGTCGTCGACGGCTTCTCCGGCCACGCCGACCGGCAGGGGTTAGAGAACTTCGTGAAGACGATGAACCCGCGCCCGGAGAAGGTGCTGTGCGTCCACGGCGACGAGAGCTCGGTCCAGGACCTCTCGTCGTCGCTGTACCACGACTACAACATGCGGACGTTCGCGCCGAAGAACCTGGAGACGTTCCGGTTCAAGTAA
- a CDS encoding translation initiation factor IF-6 codes for MLRATFTGSSYVGVFARAVDDLLLVRPDVDEGLAEDLAAELGAEPLPTTVGGSNTVGALATGNENGVLVSARATEREKDRIADAAGVPVRELPGEINAAGNVVLANDSGAYVHPDLSREAVRTVADALDVPVTRGDLGDVRTVGTAAVANNTGVLCHPQSTESELQAVEEALDVRADLGTVNYGAPLVGSGLVATDEGYVVGEDTTGPELGRIEETLAFID; via the coding sequence GTGTTACGGGCGACCTTCACCGGCTCGTCGTACGTGGGCGTGTTCGCCCGCGCCGTCGACGACCTCCTGCTGGTCCGGCCGGACGTCGACGAGGGGCTCGCCGAGGACCTCGCGGCAGAGCTCGGCGCCGAGCCGCTGCCGACGACAGTCGGCGGGTCGAACACGGTCGGCGCGCTCGCGACGGGCAACGAGAACGGCGTCCTCGTCTCTGCGCGGGCGACCGAGCGCGAGAAGGACCGGATCGCCGACGCCGCCGGCGTTCCGGTCCGAGAGCTCCCGGGCGAGATCAACGCCGCCGGGAACGTCGTCCTCGCGAACGACTCCGGCGCGTACGTCCACCCGGACCTCTCGCGCGAGGCGGTCCGGACGGTCGCCGACGCCCTCGACGTGCCGGTGACGCGGGGCGACCTCGGCGACGTGCGAACTGTCGGGACCGCGGCGGTCGCCAACAACACGGGCGTGCTCTGTCACCCCCAGTCGACCGAGTCGGAGCTTCAGGCGGTCGAGGAGGCGCTCGACGTGCGCGCCGACCTCGGCACCGTCAACTACGGCGCGCCGCTCGTCGGCTCCGGCCTCGTCGCCACCGACGAGGGGTACGTCGTCGGCGAGGACACCACCGGCCCCGAGCTGGGCCGCATCGAGGAGACCCTCGCCTTCATCGACTGA
- a CDS encoding RNase P subunit p30 family protein, producing the protein MYEAVHAAPDGEATAARQAATAARHGYDGIVVRSRDALDPADDGSAAAADARGSVETGRAESPVRDPAAIGEEYGIDVVDAVEVDADDPTSASGAVGNYRSDRTVVCVVGGDDALNRFAVEQPRVDVLVRPMAAGGDFNHVLAKAARDNGVHVEFDFGPALRETGGKRVRALADLRKLREIVGHYDAPYVVSANARSHLELRAPRELVAVGEAIGFDAEAVREGLRAWGDLVDRNRERRSEGFIEPGVRRGRYEEDGR; encoded by the coding sequence ATGTACGAGGCCGTTCACGCCGCCCCCGACGGGGAGGCGACCGCCGCCCGCCAGGCGGCGACCGCCGCGCGACACGGCTACGACGGGATCGTCGTGCGGTCGCGCGACGCGCTGGACCCGGCCGACGACGGCTCCGCCGCGGCCGCCGACGCGAGGGGGTCGGTCGAAACGGGCCGCGCCGAGAGCCCGGTCCGCGACCCGGCCGCCATCGGCGAGGAGTACGGGATCGACGTGGTCGACGCGGTCGAGGTCGACGCCGACGACCCGACGAGCGCCTCCGGGGCGGTCGGGAACTACCGCTCGGACCGCACGGTGGTCTGCGTCGTCGGCGGCGACGACGCGCTGAACCGGTTCGCGGTCGAGCAGCCGCGCGTCGACGTGCTCGTCCGCCCCATGGCGGCCGGCGGCGACTTCAACCACGTCCTCGCGAAGGCGGCGCGCGACAACGGCGTCCACGTCGAGTTCGACTTCGGGCCGGCGCTCCGCGAGACCGGCGGAAAGCGGGTCCGCGCGCTCGCCGACCTCCGGAAGCTCCGCGAGATCGTCGGCCACTACGACGCGCCGTACGTCGTGAGCGCGAACGCCCGGTCGCACCTGGAACTCCGCGCGCCGCGCGAACTCGTCGCGGTCGGCGAGGCGATCGGGTTCGACGCCGAGGCCGTCCGCGAGGGGCTCCGGGCGTGGGGCGACCTGGTCGACCGCAACCGCGAGCGCCGCTCCGAGGGCTTCATAGAGCCGGGGGTCCGACGTGGCAGGTATGAAGAAGACGGTCGCTGA
- a CDS encoding class I SAM-dependent methyltransferase, with translation MKKTVAEHAERFSEKAAEYDDSKSEEYHACASLVIDHASPEPDDVVLDLGAGTGAIALAVAEDAERVLARDISEGMMDEGRRKADERGLDNVEFAYGEFRDPEVDPEQGVDVVTSNFALHHLADDEKHEAIRVMAETGARRIVLGDVAFFEAPDPDEPFYSPEVDDPATVGTLVEAFTAEGFAVTAVERVHDQVAVIVAERIRELPA, from the coding sequence ATGAAGAAGACGGTCGCTGAACACGCGGAGCGGTTCTCCGAGAAGGCCGCGGAGTACGACGACTCGAAGAGCGAGGAGTACCACGCCTGCGCGAGCCTCGTGATCGACCACGCGTCGCCGGAGCCGGACGACGTGGTCCTTGACCTGGGCGCCGGCACCGGCGCTATCGCGCTCGCGGTCGCCGAGGATGCCGAGCGCGTCCTGGCCCGCGACATCAGCGAGGGGATGATGGACGAGGGCCGTCGGAAGGCCGACGAGCGCGGGCTCGACAACGTCGAGTTCGCGTACGGCGAGTTCCGCGACCCCGAGGTCGACCCGGAGCAGGGGGTCGACGTCGTCACCTCGAACTTCGCGCTCCACCACCTCGCGGACGACGAGAAGCACGAGGCGATCCGGGTGATGGCCGAGACGGGCGCGCGCCGGATCGTCCTCGGCGACGTGGCCTTCTTCGAGGCGCCCGACCCCGACGAGCCGTTCTACAGCCCCGAGGTCGACGACCCCGCGACCGTCGGCACGCTCGTCGAGGCGTTCACGGCCGAGGGGTTCGCGGTGACCGCGGTCGAGCGCGTCCACGACCAGGTGGCGGTGATCGTCGCCGAGCGGATCCGGGAGCTCCCGGCGTGA
- a CDS encoding 50S ribosomal protein L39e, protein MGDKSKAQKKRLAKAERQNTRVPAWVMMKTDMNVTRNPKRRNWRRNDLDE, encoded by the coding sequence ATGGGAGACAAGTCGAAGGCTCAAAAGAAGCGTCTGGCGAAGGCGGAGCGCCAGAACACCCGCGTCCCCGCGTGGGTCATGATGAAGACTGACATGAACGTGACGCGAAACCCCAAGCGGCGCAACTGGCGCCGGAACGACCTGGACGAGTAA
- a CDS encoding DUF357 domain-containing protein, whose translation MAADLEEKTDRYERMLADALAVAEPRPPADTPLGEAAADVTEMAESYLDDGRHFRADGDPVNALASYSYGYGWLDAGVRLGLFAVPDDTELFTT comes from the coding sequence ATGGCCGCCGACCTAGAGGAGAAGACCGACCGCTACGAGCGGATGCTCGCGGACGCGCTGGCGGTCGCGGAGCCCCGGCCCCCGGCCGACACGCCGCTCGGCGAGGCCGCCGCCGACGTGACCGAGATGGCCGAGTCGTACCTCGACGACGGGCGCCACTTCCGCGCCGACGGCGACCCGGTGAACGCGCTCGCGTCGTACTCGTACGGCTACGGCTGGCTCGACGCCGGGGTGCGGCTCGGGCTGTTCGCGGTGCCCGACGACACCGAGCTGTTCACGACGTGA
- a CDS encoding M20 family metallopeptidase, translating into MDELADLTERLVSIPSHEDETAAGDAVEEWLRSETDATVERDDAGNVLASTGATDNPDADSLALVGHHDVVPPAPEQTTGDGLDGDYVVERRGGRIYGRGTADMKGSVAAAMCAFRDATPPAGRELIFASFVGEEVGGEGARHAIDAGFAPDRAVVAEGSTNYSKPGVTDVVVAHRGRRGSRLVARGEAAHASEPEAGENAIYRACDAIDAVRDLDAPRATVLGNDVSGSLAVTIVDGGETWNVIPERCEATVDERTVPGGRADLAGVADATPGVELVVDQDLPPMACGDAAFADAALDVAREVHDDLGLDAPEHVTKPHATDAGWLAEAGTECLVCGASEPGEAHTDTESASLDALDRCYRIYAGIAEREP; encoded by the coding sequence ATGGACGAACTCGCGGACCTGACCGAGCGGCTCGTCTCGATCCCGTCGCACGAGGACGAGACCGCCGCCGGCGACGCCGTCGAGGAGTGGCTGCGCTCGGAGACGGACGCGACCGTCGAGCGCGACGACGCCGGTAACGTCCTCGCGTCCACGGGCGCGACCGACAATCCGGACGCCGACTCGCTCGCGCTCGTCGGCCACCACGACGTGGTCCCGCCCGCGCCCGAGCAGACGACCGGCGACGGACTCGACGGCGACTACGTCGTCGAGCGCCGCGGCGGCCGGATCTACGGCCGCGGGACCGCCGACATGAAGGGGTCGGTCGCGGCCGCAATGTGCGCTTTCCGGGACGCGACGCCGCCCGCGGGCCGAGAGCTGATATTCGCCTCCTTCGTCGGGGAGGAGGTCGGCGGCGAGGGCGCGAGACACGCCATCGACGCCGGGTTCGCGCCGGACCGGGCGGTCGTCGCTGAGGGGTCGACGAACTACTCGAAGCCCGGCGTCACGGACGTGGTCGTCGCGCACCGCGGGCGCCGCGGCTCGCGGCTCGTCGCGCGCGGCGAGGCCGCCCACGCCTCGGAGCCGGAGGCGGGGGAGAACGCCATCTACCGCGCCTGCGACGCGATCGACGCGGTCCGCGACCTCGACGCCCCGCGGGCGACGGTCCTCGGCAACGACGTGTCGGGGTCGCTCGCGGTCACGATCGTCGACGGCGGCGAGACGTGGAACGTGATCCCGGAGCGCTGCGAGGCGACGGTCGACGAGCGCACCGTGCCGGGCGGCCGCGCCGACCTCGCCGGCGTGGCGGACGCGACGCCAGGCGTCGAACTCGTCGTCGACCAGGACCTCCCGCCGATGGCCTGCGGCGACGCCGCGTTCGCGGACGCCGCGCTCGACGTCGCCCGCGAGGTCCACGACGACCTCGGCCTCGACGCGCCCGAACACGTCACCAAGCCGCACGCGACCGACGCGGGGTGGCTCGCGGAGGCGGGCACCGAGTGCTTGGTGTGCGGCGCCTCCGAGCCCGGCGAGGCCCACACCGACACCGAGAGCGCGAGCCTCGACGCCCTCGACCGCTGTTACCGGATCTACGCGGGCATCGCCGAGCGGGAGCCGTAG
- the psmA gene encoding archaeal proteasome endopeptidase complex subunit alpha has translation MQGQSQQQAYDRGITIFSPDGRLYQVEYAREAVKRGTASVGVRAEDGVVLAADKRARSPLMEPESIEKLHKADDHVGVASAGHVADARQLIDFARRQAQINQLRYGEPVGIETLTKNITDHIQQYTQVGGARPFGVALIVGGIEDGEPRLFETDPSGTPYEWQALSIGSDRNDLRDYLEAEYEEGISTDEAVGLALDTLAQSNDGELEPDGVGVATITVDNPQYGELPADEVEGILDERDLLATDEDEDEADDDAESDEE, from the coding sequence ATGCAGGGCCAATCCCAACAGCAGGCGTACGACCGCGGCATCACAATCTTCTCTCCGGACGGCCGACTCTACCAGGTCGAGTACGCCCGGGAGGCGGTGAAGCGAGGGACGGCGAGCGTCGGCGTCCGCGCCGAGGACGGCGTCGTCCTCGCGGCCGACAAGCGCGCCCGCTCCCCCCTCATGGAGCCGGAGAGCATCGAGAAGCTCCACAAGGCCGATGACCACGTCGGCGTCGCGAGCGCCGGCCACGTCGCCGACGCGCGCCAGCTCATCGACTTCGCGCGGCGGCAGGCGCAGATCAACCAGCTCCGCTACGGCGAGCCCGTCGGCATCGAGACGCTGACGAAGAACATCACCGACCACATTCAGCAGTACACGCAGGTCGGCGGCGCGCGCCCGTTCGGCGTCGCGCTCATCGTCGGCGGCATCGAGGACGGCGAGCCGCGCCTCTTCGAGACCGACCCCTCGGGCACCCCCTACGAGTGGCAGGCGCTGTCGATCGGCTCGGACCGCAACGACCTCCGCGACTACCTCGAAGCGGAGTACGAGGAGGGCATCTCGACGGACGAGGCGGTCGGGCTCGCGCTCGACACCCTCGCGCAGTCGAACGACGGTGAACTGGAGCCCGACGGCGTCGGCGTCGCGACGATCACCGTCGACAACCCGCAGTACGGCGAGCTACCCGCGGACGAGGTCGAGGGGATCCTCGACGAGCGAGACCTCCTCGCGACCGACGAGGACGAGGACGAGGCGGACGACGACGCGGAGAGCGACGAGGAGTAA
- a CDS encoding DUF6498-containing protein — MNPRTRPPAGSRSALALVVATNLLPLAGVVAFGWRVGELLAVYWIEVAVLVLAHAAAAMFAERPIVLEDRSFYITGYDEDAERDEVWEREPEPTRLVSWLPPIYPRNFRVVRRSLGVFAFLLFPLVPVGWDALSYFTPTVALATLGVCGAQVAEVRREFFAERAYEEQSPYMVVEAAQRVVFFYVVIGMLTVVPVTFGIFVVEGALAPGLLDRVGDAFGVGAVLLPYLLPITLAKAVVEWGRRRAFSEDDPDGVATWFTGEDPRREWKKEEESTGEG, encoded by the coding sequence ATGAACCCCCGCACTCGCCCTCCGGCGGGGAGCCGTTCGGCCCTCGCGCTCGTCGTCGCGACGAACCTGCTCCCGCTCGCCGGCGTGGTCGCCTTCGGCTGGCGCGTCGGCGAACTGCTCGCGGTGTACTGGATCGAGGTGGCCGTCCTCGTCCTCGCGCACGCCGCCGCCGCGATGTTCGCGGAGCGACCGATCGTCTTGGAGGACCGCTCGTTCTACATCACCGGGTACGACGAGGACGCCGAGCGCGACGAGGTGTGGGAGCGCGAGCCGGAGCCGACCCGCCTCGTCTCGTGGCTCCCGCCGATCTACCCGCGGAACTTCCGCGTCGTCCGCCGCTCGCTCGGGGTGTTCGCCTTCCTCCTGTTCCCGCTCGTGCCGGTCGGCTGGGACGCGCTCTCGTATTTCACGCCCACGGTCGCGCTCGCGACGCTCGGCGTCTGCGGCGCGCAGGTCGCGGAGGTCCGCCGGGAGTTCTTCGCCGAGCGCGCCTACGAGGAGCAGTCGCCGTACATGGTCGTCGAGGCCGCCCAGCGCGTCGTCTTCTTCTACGTCGTCATCGGCATGCTGACCGTCGTCCCGGTCACGTTCGGCATCTTCGTCGTCGAGGGCGCCCTCGCCCCCGGACTGCTCGACCGCGTCGGCGACGCGTTCGGCGTCGGGGCCGTCCTCCTCCCGTACCTCCTCCCGATCACGCTCGCCAAGGCGGTCGTCGAGTGGGGGCGGCGACGGGCGTTCAGCGAGGACGACCCCGACGGCGTCGCGACGTGGTTCACCGGGGAAGATCCCAGGCGCGAGTGGAAGAAGGAGGAGGAGTCCACCGGAGAGGGGTGA
- a CDS encoding Rpp14/Pop5 family protein, translated as MKHLPKHLRPRWRYVAVGIESWAGAEVGRRAFQRALWYSAGNLLGDAGSADADLTLLSFDHADGSGEAVVRVRHGHVDDARAAIACVSEVDGEPVGILVRGISGTVRACEERYMGRATASSTQRDVAFEGAERTATVRGDACDVRTESGRVGATTFDTE; from the coding sequence GTGAAGCACCTCCCGAAACACCTGCGGCCGCGGTGGCGGTACGTCGCGGTCGGCATCGAGTCGTGGGCGGGCGCCGAGGTCGGTCGGCGGGCGTTCCAGCGCGCGCTGTGGTACAGCGCCGGCAACCTGCTCGGCGACGCCGGCAGCGCCGACGCCGACCTCACGCTGCTGTCGTTCGACCACGCGGACGGGAGCGGCGAGGCCGTCGTCCGCGTCAGACACGGCCACGTCGACGACGCTCGCGCCGCGATAGCCTGCGTGAGCGAGGTCGACGGCGAGCCGGTCGGGATCCTCGTCAGGGGGATTTCGGGGACGGTGCGTGCCTGTGAAGAAAGATATATGGGTCGCGCGACCGCCAGTTCGACACAGCGAGACGTCGCGTTCGAGGGCGCCGAGCGGACCGCGACCGTGCGCGGAGACGCGTGCGACGTGCGGACCGAGTCGGGTCGCGTCGGCGCGACGACGTTCGACACCGAGTGA
- a CDS encoding SDR family oxidoreductase, whose protein sequence is MPSETDRRRVQKTVLITGCSSGIGRAAAHAFLDEGWTVYATARNPADVEALGEAGCELATLDVTDQDDIDRVVERILDEEGAIDALINNAGYGQFGPVEDVTTDRVHDQFDVNVYGPHRLIRAVLPAMRRERDGTIVNVSSVAGRVSIPGGGVYSGSKFALEAMSDALRNEVADLGIDVVVVEPGPVKTNFSERAEREADPEEREGIERTDAYEAFYAMFEDAKLMGGDGPGAVEPELVANAIYDAASATQPPARVQPGTVARVGVLARFVPDALLDRVYGLVRNVTS, encoded by the coding sequence ATGCCGTCGGAGACTGACCGGAGACGCGTGCAGAAGACGGTACTCATCACCGGCTGTTCCTCGGGCATCGGCCGCGCCGCGGCGCACGCGTTCCTCGACGAGGGATGGACCGTGTACGCCACCGCGCGGAACCCGGCGGACGTCGAGGCGCTCGGCGAGGCGGGCTGTGAGCTCGCCACGCTCGACGTCACCGATCAGGACGACATCGACCGCGTCGTCGAGCGGATCTTAGACGAGGAGGGCGCGATCGACGCCCTGATCAACAACGCCGGCTACGGCCAGTTCGGCCCGGTCGAGGACGTCACCACGGACCGCGTCCACGACCAGTTCGACGTGAACGTGTACGGGCCGCACCGGCTGATCCGCGCGGTCCTCCCCGCGATGCGCCGCGAGCGCGACGGGACCATCGTCAACGTATCCTCCGTGGCGGGCCGGGTGTCGATCCCCGGCGGCGGCGTGTACAGCGGCTCGAAGTTCGCCCTGGAGGCGATGTCGGACGCGCTCCGCAACGAGGTGGCCGACCTCGGCATCGACGTGGTCGTCGTCGAGCCCGGCCCCGTGAAGACGAACTTCTCCGAGCGCGCGGAGCGGGAGGCCGACCCCGAGGAGCGCGAGGGGATAGAGCGCACCGACGCCTACGAGGCGTTCTACGCGATGTTCGAGGACGCGAAGCTGATGGGCGGCGACGGCCCCGGCGCCGTGGAGCCGGAGCTCGTCGCGAACGCCATCTACGACGCCGCGAGCGCGACCCAGCCCCCCGCGCGGGTCCAGCCCGGGACGGTCGCCCGCGTCGGCGTGCTCGCGCGGTTCGTCCCCGACGCGCTGCTCGACCGGGTGTACGGCCTCGTCAGGAACGTCACGTCGTAG
- a CDS encoding ABC transporter ATP-binding protein: MPAIECRGLSKYYGDVRGIEDVSFAVEDGEVFGFLGPNGAGKTTAIRTMLGFLSPTSGGATLLGHDATDPVESRRARERIGFLPGDPGLDRDRTAAAFLDHQAALRGESSREGLVERFGLDESRRIGDLSRGNRQKVALVAAFMHDPDLLLLDEPTSGLDPLLQEEFAALVRERVDDGASVLLSSHVLGEVAALCDRVGVLRQGHLVAVESVSDLRSRGGKQVRVRVAEDVDRSDFEVRGIMNLRVGEAVSFTWTGEYDALIDLLSRYTVRDLDVVDAPLEEAFMTFYDGEAPGPTGSGGAGEAPGDGAPTGVAAESGGDAR, from the coding sequence ATGCCCGCTATCGAGTGCCGCGGCCTCTCCAAGTACTACGGCGACGTCCGGGGGATCGAAGACGTGTCCTTCGCCGTCGAGGACGGCGAGGTGTTCGGTTTCCTCGGCCCGAACGGGGCCGGGAAGACGACCGCGATCCGCACCATGCTGGGGTTCCTCTCGCCGACGAGCGGCGGCGCCACGCTGCTCGGTCACGACGCGACCGACCCGGTCGAGTCGCGCCGCGCCCGCGAGCGCATCGGGTTCCTCCCGGGCGACCCGGGGCTCGACCGCGACCGCACCGCGGCGGCGTTCCTCGACCACCAGGCGGCGCTCCGCGGGGAGTCGAGCCGCGAGGGCCTCGTCGAGCGGTTCGGCCTCGACGAGTCGCGGCGGATCGGGGACCTCTCTCGGGGGAACCGGCAGAAGGTGGCGCTGGTGGCCGCGTTCATGCACGACCCGGACCTGCTGCTGCTCGACGAGCCGACCTCCGGGCTCGACCCGCTCCTCCAGGAGGAGTTCGCCGCCCTCGTCCGCGAGCGCGTCGACGACGGGGCGAGCGTCCTCCTCTCCTCGCACGTCCTCGGCGAGGTGGCCGCGCTCTGCGACCGCGTCGGCGTCCTCCGGCAGGGTCACCTCGTGGCGGTCGAGTCCGTCTCGGACCTCCGCTCACGGGGCGGGAAACAGGTCCGCGTCCGCGTCGCGGAAGACGTCGACCGGAGCGACTTCGAGGTCCGCGGGATCATGAACCTCCGCGTCGGCGAGGCGGTATCGTTCACCTGGACCGGTGAGTACGACGCGCTGATCGACCTGCTCTCGCGGTACACCGTCCGGGACCTCGACGTGGTCGACGCGCCGCTCGAAGAGGCGTTCATGACCTTCTACGACGGCGAAGCGCCGGGACCGACCGGGAGCGGCGGAGCGGGCGAAGCGCCGGGCGACGGCGCGCCGACCGGCGTCGCCGCGGAGTCGGGGGGTGACGCCCGATGA